One stretch of Candidatus Nitrosotenuis cloacae DNA includes these proteins:
- a CDS encoding HIT family protein: protein MDCIFCDIISSSREGHFIYEDDNHVAFLDKYPIDKGHTLVVPKQHYEKITDMPEEMVGILFSKIPKIAQAIMKTTGAVAFSLAQNNGRAAKQIIPHVHVHIIPRYAEMGAVWTKRTIPSSDELNSQATQIKSNF, encoded by the coding sequence TTGGACTGCATATTCTGCGATATTATATCCAGTAGCCGCGAGGGCCATTTCATTTACGAAGATGATAATCATGTGGCGTTTTTGGACAAGTATCCAATTGACAAGGGTCACACATTAGTTGTTCCAAAACAACACTATGAGAAGATCACAGACATGCCAGAGGAAATGGTTGGGATTTTGTTCTCAAAGATTCCAAAAATCGCTCAGGCAATAATGAAGACTACTGGCGCCGTTGCGTTTTCCTTGGCACAGAATAATGGACGGGCTGCAAAGCAAATCATACCGCATGTCCACGTACACATCATACCAAGATATGCGGAAATGGGTGCAGTCTGGACCAAGCGAACCATTCCAAGCTCGGATGAGCTAAATTCGCAGGCAACACAAATCAAATCAAACTTTTAG
- a CDS encoding response regulator translates to MDILIAEDNEFTAKQYKTALEKHNHKVTLTKDGVECVDHYTNEAKYEELFRKTRTSPFDIVLLDHDMPRMTGAAAAKEILEQRPNQRLIFLSAYGNNIMNKLQDVREDTIQIVQKPFSLSFLIKKIEGSRLKKRIINTQDGNVMTASQDGAAIR, encoded by the coding sequence ATGGACATTTTGATTGCAGAGGACAATGAATTTACTGCAAAACAGTACAAAACGGCGCTGGAAAAGCACAATCACAAAGTCACTCTAACAAAGGATGGGGTAGAGTGCGTTGATCATTACACCAACGAGGCAAAATATGAGGAGTTGTTCCGCAAAACCAGGACATCCCCATTTGATATCGTATTATTGGATCATGACATGCCAAGAATGACTGGAGCTGCAGCCGCAAAAGAAATTCTAGAGCAAAGACCAAACCAGAGGCTGATATTTTTGTCTGCATATGGCAATAATATCATGAATAAACTACAAGATGTCCGAGAGGATACCATCCAAATAGTGCAAAAGCCCTTTTCGCTGAGCTTTTTGATAAAAAAAATAGAAGGCTCGCGTCTCAAAAAAAGAATCATCAATACTCAGGATGGTAATGTGATGACTGCGTCCCAAGATGGTGCGGCAATTCGATAA
- a CDS encoding HYR domain-containing protein, with translation MSPKFVVMAVLTSIILCQIGLFAVAEAEKTPDFGLQRSQGVHETEQNTILDSRTQLKITTKNGFNSVIDLVVTVDPPNRGVEATINGKTSLTIDPKKENAGLSVHVSDDAPDGDYKVTITGTSIINGKKVERITFFTVKVKPPSEFFLKANPSSITIPQGGSGFTTVKATATKSFKNPINLEVWFKSTGFSSKFSGDGQLTMEMITQSFTEWFIEPKQGKPTNTKLEIKVNPHVAPGTYYATIEGTMQNVQFGAPKHSIPLTIHVTANPEFAHLQVPTLFDMDFEHRQETVQMGSMLLNDITVWSERPDETITFTVSVSPPNKGVSADINQKRIIPNKLPATGVFVMVAVSDSAEPGKYTVILTGVTSTLSGKELTQSASFDVIVPEKNKKTVEPKNSEQSLIQNDPSKSSTIKKAEFAQIRAELGKLYQISKHGEKLASLIKNANDDESKALKKMSGDIKSVYSKTKNTDAKKLDEKIQKQIKDAEVDKKQISAIDSASKKITKQIISIAKDNDIKKTELDKIIKNDKKNTDSNKPQSLNKIKEHYVAAYNEIFDDDEMYRTVSPTASAIADYWDNVMTTLPSDPEQISEDTIRAIDPSGLSSIKKESILDDLDPTIRGPDVNESKEKPNTEENDPNAPPESILDDVDTDYAPDARAPKEKPKTTPSGIDHRRIALDDMLIIEQSLAQELQDYLRDKMLQIDLERQLKDLKQKITITDTKKPIIQKDPTKLPETKTDTKPKSTQPEKTEKPVIQKDPTITKPSNTKPTLSIPKQVTYEATGPSGANVVFSTSSQDKEDGSLIPVCTPTSGSTFPIGTTSVSCTVTDSNNNSVSGSFTITVRDTTPPAFAPFQPTEGVRDDSGVQVFFDVTANDLVDGNVPVSCNYQSGYKFPPGVTELKCTASDSRGNQSTKTVQITVTVTESGQ, from the coding sequence TTGTCGCCAAAATTTGTCGTAATGGCGGTTTTAACTTCCATCATACTTTGTCAAATCGGATTATTTGCTGTTGCTGAAGCTGAAAAGACTCCTGATTTTGGATTACAAAGAAGCCAAGGAGTACACGAAACTGAACAAAACACAATTCTCGATAGTCGTACACAGTTAAAGATTACAACAAAAAACGGGTTTAACTCTGTAATTGATCTTGTTGTGACTGTCGATCCACCAAATCGCGGAGTGGAGGCGACTATTAATGGAAAGACATCCTTGACAATTGATCCCAAAAAAGAAAATGCAGGTTTGTCAGTCCATGTTTCAGATGATGCCCCTGATGGTGACTATAAAGTAACAATTACCGGTACAAGTATTATCAATGGTAAGAAAGTCGAACGCATTACTTTCTTTACAGTTAAAGTAAAGCCCCCTAGTGAATTTTTCCTTAAAGCAAATCCCTCCTCAATAACAATACCTCAAGGAGGAAGTGGGTTTACCACAGTTAAAGCTACAGCTACAAAGTCATTCAAAAATCCAATTAATTTGGAAGTGTGGTTCAAATCTACTGGATTTTCAAGCAAATTTTCAGGTGATGGGCAATTAACCATGGAAATGATAACTCAGTCCTTTACAGAGTGGTTTATTGAGCCAAAACAAGGCAAACCAACAAACACAAAGCTAGAAATCAAAGTCAATCCTCATGTCGCACCGGGAACGTACTATGCAACAATTGAGGGCACGATGCAAAATGTTCAATTTGGCGCACCTAAACATTCAATCCCACTAACGATTCATGTGACTGCAAATCCAGAATTTGCTCACCTGCAAGTTCCGACTTTATTTGATATGGACTTTGAACATCGACAAGAAACAGTACAAATGGGCTCAATGCTTCTAAATGACATTACCGTTTGGTCGGAGAGGCCTGATGAGACCATCACATTTACTGTATCTGTGTCGCCACCTAACAAAGGAGTATCTGCAGACATAAATCAGAAAAGGATCATCCCAAACAAATTACCAGCTACTGGAGTTTTTGTAATGGTTGCCGTTTCTGATTCTGCTGAGCCTGGCAAATATACGGTCATATTAACTGGTGTCACATCTACACTATCTGGCAAAGAACTAACACAGAGCGCGAGCTTTGATGTCATTGTACCAGAAAAGAACAAAAAAACAGTAGAACCTAAAAACTCGGAACAATCGTTAATTCAAAATGATCCATCAAAATCATCTACAATAAAGAAAGCAGAATTTGCACAAATACGCGCCGAGCTTGGTAAATTATATCAAATCAGCAAACACGGTGAAAAACTTGCATCCCTAATAAAAAATGCCAATGATGATGAATCAAAAGCACTAAAGAAAATGTCCGGAGATATCAAATCCGTTTATTCAAAAACAAAAAACACTGATGCAAAAAAGCTAGACGAGAAAATACAAAAGCAGATTAAAGATGCAGAAGTTGATAAAAAGCAAATATCTGCAATTGACAGCGCATCTAAAAAAATAACAAAACAAATCATTAGTATTGCAAAAGATAACGATATTAAAAAAACAGAATTAGACAAGATAATTAAAAACGACAAAAAAAATACAGATTCAAACAAACCACAATCTCTCAATAAAATCAAAGAGCACTATGTTGCTGCTTACAATGAAATATTTGATGATGATGAGATGTATCGCACTGTTTCTCCCACCGCATCCGCCATTGCTGACTATTGGGACAATGTCATGACTACTCTACCATCGGATCCAGAGCAAATAAGCGAAGATACTATCAGAGCAATAGATCCTTCTGGTTTGTCATCAATCAAAAAAGAATCCATTCTGGATGATTTGGACCCAACAATTAGGGGGCCAGACGTTAATGAGTCAAAAGAAAAGCCAAACACCGAGGAAAACGACCCGAATGCCCCACCAGAATCAATTCTGGATGATGTAGATACTGATTATGCTCCTGATGCTCGCGCACCAAAAGAAAAGCCAAAGACAACACCCTCTGGAATAGATCATCGCAGAATTGCACTAGACGACATGCTCATAATTGAACAATCACTAGCACAAGAACTTCAAGATTATCTCAGAGATAAGATGCTACAAATTGATTTAGAAAGACAACTCAAAGACCTAAAACAAAAAATCACAATCACTGATACAAAAAAGCCGATTATCCAAAAGGATCCAACAAAGCTGCCTGAAACAAAAACTGACACTAAACCAAAAAGCACTCAACCAGAAAAAACAGAAAAGCCAGTCATCCAAAAAGATCCTACAATAACAAAGCCAAGCAACACAAAACCTACACTATCCATTCCAAAACAGGTAACATACGAGGCAACTGGCCCATCTGGAGCAAATGTGGTATTTTCCACATCAAGCCAGGACAAGGAAGACGGCTCACTTATCCCTGTTTGTACTCCTACATCGGGCTCTACATTCCCAATTGGCACAACTTCAGTTAGCTGCACTGTGACAGATTCTAATAATAATTCAGTTTCTGGCTCTTTTACCATAACCGTACGTGATACGACACCTCCTGCCTTTGCACCATTCCAGCCAACAGAAGGAGTCAGGGATGATTCCGGCGTGCAGGTGTTCTTTGATGTTACTGCCAATGATCTGGTAGATGGTAATGTTCCAGTAAGCTGTAATTATCAATCCGGTTACAAATTCCCACCAGGTGTTACCGAATTGAAATGCACTGCATCCGATTCCAGAGGGAATCAATCAACAAAAACAGTACAAATCACAGTAACTGTAACCGAATCAGGCCAATGA
- a CDS encoding HYR domain-containing protein — MISSVTFTNFANAQDIDADGDGISDNKDNCKKIANKNQSDKDGDGIGDSCDPKNDKKSDSTKKQTKPTSQKNPKSVNKNNVVAKAENEIKETKTETLPNGAQETTTKYKDGTKVVEGSGLRHTWVSTTYTNGTTITIYDGGDGGYEKSSIMDSVRVRGYPNGTIVTSDSTMLIYRYPDGSRFVIYDVLGGGRTDITFADGTYRSIYGSRTDDRVAIAVDILKSFWGNNVPIANQRPNVNDDAMVPKSATPPTKNQIKVSNDDLKTLYTIAKLHESASTTLASVNDQQTKILQKATAAANQDLTKEQKTILKSLLKEQDSDKKDIKAIQDYTKKVSNAVKKLAQKEGLKSSELDKIAKPVKSGKPIKNGPANQLKQDATNAKDTLDEAKKFQEEIDLAKIAIQIGEILPDSEGRSNFEQRVEKRFEEQYARENARQDREREQKLAKQQEEADEKSKQHVIDMMQQLLELVQKQEQAQTDSVLNTLPDPHLYEQTQNKDLAAKKDPSKPATTSNVIPLQSKRGTYSEPTNPCTSKNLTIEAMWILAKSSNIDSGSATVLILDLGNNKPKTPTSISKNIDDGVIRYSGYAEHPGHYQLWLSEIDGKIMQGSLIDIVIPNLCISTSPPPVIAEPGGGGFNVEPNTKPTLTIPKQITQEATGPSGALVEYVPTGIDKEDGSITPICNPPPYSIFPIGVTTVSCTVTDSNGNSVSGSFTVTIRDTTPPNIPAFQPREGVKDESGIQVFYEVTATDLVDGAVQVSCNYPSGYKFPIGVTVLTCTASDSHGNQSTRSLQITVTSTQSGQ, encoded by the coding sequence TTGATTAGTTCTGTAACTTTTACCAATTTTGCAAACGCCCAAGATATCGATGCTGATGGTGATGGCATCTCAGACAATAAGGACAATTGCAAAAAAATAGCAAACAAGAACCAGTCAGATAAGGATGGGGATGGAATTGGTGATAGCTGTGATCCAAAAAATGATAAAAAATCTGATTCGACCAAAAAACAAACAAAACCAACATCACAAAAAAATCCAAAAAGTGTCAACAAAAACAATGTTGTTGCAAAAGCAGAAAATGAAATAAAAGAAACAAAGACCGAGACCCTACCTAATGGTGCTCAAGAGACTACTACAAAATACAAGGATGGTACAAAAGTAGTTGAAGGCAGCGGATTACGTCACACTTGGGTTAGTACAACATACACAAACGGCACAACCATAACGATATACGATGGAGGTGATGGCGGATATGAAAAAAGTAGTATAATGGACAGCGTTCGAGTTCGAGGCTATCCAAATGGAACCATAGTCACATCGGATAGTACAATGCTTATTTACCGATACCCAGACGGTTCGCGTTTTGTAATTTATGATGTGCTCGGAGGTGGTAGAACCGATATTACTTTTGCAGATGGTACTTATCGCTCCATTTATGGAAGTCGCACCGATGATCGTGTGGCAATCGCAGTTGACATATTGAAGTCATTCTGGGGCAATAATGTACCAATAGCAAATCAACGACCGAACGTTAACGATGATGCAATGGTTCCAAAAAGCGCTACACCGCCAACAAAAAATCAGATAAAGGTTTCAAATGATGATCTCAAAACCTTGTATACGATAGCTAAATTACATGAAAGTGCATCTACCACATTAGCTAGTGTAAACGACCAACAAACAAAAATTCTACAAAAAGCTACTGCAGCTGCAAATCAGGACCTAACAAAAGAGCAGAAAACTATACTAAAATCATTACTCAAAGAACAAGATTCTGATAAAAAAGACATCAAAGCAATTCAAGATTATACCAAAAAAGTCTCAAATGCAGTTAAGAAACTAGCTCAAAAAGAAGGACTGAAATCATCAGAACTTGATAAAATAGCAAAACCGGTAAAATCTGGAAAACCCATCAAGAACGGCCCTGCAAACCAGCTAAAACAGGATGCGACAAATGCAAAAGATACCCTTGATGAAGCAAAAAAATTCCAAGAAGAAATTGACTTGGCAAAAATTGCAATTCAGATAGGAGAAATACTGCCAGATTCGGAAGGCAGAAGTAATTTTGAGCAAAGAGTGGAAAAAAGGTTTGAAGAGCAATATGCCAGAGAAAATGCTCGACAAGATCGAGAACGAGAACAAAAATTAGCCAAACAACAAGAAGAGGCTGATGAAAAAAGCAAACAACATGTAATTGACATGATGCAACAGCTCTTAGAACTAGTTCAAAAACAAGAACAAGCCCAGACTGACTCTGTTTTGAATACATTACCTGATCCACATCTATATGAACAAACCCAAAACAAAGATCTGGCTGCAAAGAAGGATCCAAGTAAACCGGCCACTACATCTAATGTTATCCCACTTCAATCAAAACGAGGTACATATAGTGAACCTACAAACCCATGTACATCAAAAAATCTGACTATTGAGGCCATGTGGATTTTGGCAAAATCATCAAACATTGATTCTGGATCAGCTACTGTACTTATTTTAGATCTTGGAAATAACAAACCCAAGACACCTACAAGTATTAGTAAAAATATTGATGATGGGGTAATCCGATATTCTGGATATGCTGAACATCCCGGACATTATCAGCTTTGGTTATCAGAAATCGACGGTAAAATAATGCAAGGCAGTCTAATTGATATTGTAATTCCAAACTTGTGCATCAGTACATCGCCACCTCCAGTCATTGCAGAACCAGGAGGGGGTGGATTTAACGTGGAGCCTAATACAAAACCGACTTTAACCATACCGAAACAAATAACACAAGAAGCTACTGGTCCATCTGGCGCACTTGTGGAATATGTTCCAACAGGCATCGATAAAGAAGACGGTTCCATTACTCCAATATGCAACCCGCCACCATACAGTATTTTTCCAATCGGTGTTACTACTGTATCTTGTACCGTAACTGATTCTAATGGTAATTCCGTATCGGGATCATTCACTGTAACAATACGAGATACCACACCACCAAACATCCCAGCATTTCAACCCCGGGAAGGAGTCAAAGATGAATCTGGAATTCAAGTCTTCTACGAGGTAACTGCAACAGATCTAGTGGACGGTGCAGTACAAGTAAGCTGCAACTATCCTTCTGGCTACAAATTCCCAATAGGAGTCACAGTTTTGACATGTACTGCATCGGATTCACATGGAAATCAATCAACAAGGTCATTACAAATTACGGTAACTTCCACACAATCTGGCCAATAA
- the prf1 gene encoding peptide chain release factor aRF-1, which produces MGKINIEKQDSVKIYKIKKTLDELSRISGRGTELITVYIPKGKQLHLVINQLREEAGTADNIKSAMTRTHVVDALSRVQQRLKLYKDTPPRGLVVFCGAVPPEGGGPLGSEIIKVWELEPPKDLATSLYRCDDHFHVDILKDMLKDDNLIGFLAIDTKDAGWGLLHGDKIEVLRETSSGVAGKHRQGGQSARRFERLREMELSYYYNRVAEVTKEFFIDIYPIKGLIVSGPGPTKEDFLKANYLEYRLANMVLATLDTSYSGSEGIREAFIKAQDVLSDFRLSEEKKLVEKLFREINNRSGLGVYGLKDIMGFLKNNVVDTILITDDTNLHRLEVTCRRCKNIQEEILEHNKVITRKTELLNQPCPSCKSMDSEATVQDIVDYLSTIAIPFGTKIEVISGLSEYGVMLSSLGKSGAMLRYNPNL; this is translated from the coding sequence TTGGGAAAAATCAACATAGAAAAGCAAGACTCCGTTAAAATTTACAAAATAAAAAAGACACTAGACGAATTATCACGAATATCCGGAAGGGGAACTGAGCTCATTACAGTATACATTCCAAAGGGAAAGCAACTTCACCTTGTGATTAACCAGCTAAGAGAGGAGGCTGGAACCGCAGACAACATCAAGTCCGCCATGACTAGAACCCATGTTGTAGATGCACTATCTCGCGTCCAGCAGAGATTAAAGCTGTACAAGGACACACCACCACGAGGATTGGTCGTGTTTTGTGGTGCAGTTCCACCAGAAGGCGGCGGTCCACTTGGTAGTGAGATCATCAAAGTATGGGAGCTGGAACCGCCAAAGGACTTGGCAACCTCGCTGTATAGATGCGATGATCATTTCCATGTCGATATTCTAAAGGACATGCTAAAAGATGACAATCTGATTGGGTTTTTAGCAATTGATACCAAGGATGCCGGGTGGGGCCTACTCCATGGTGATAAAATCGAGGTACTTCGAGAGACTAGCTCTGGCGTTGCAGGAAAACACAGACAGGGTGGCCAGTCAGCTAGGCGTTTTGAGCGATTGCGAGAAATGGAGTTGTCATATTATTATAATCGTGTGGCCGAGGTAACCAAAGAATTTTTCATTGACATTTATCCAATCAAGGGCTTGATAGTGTCAGGCCCAGGACCTACAAAGGAAGACTTTCTGAAAGCAAACTATCTAGAATATAGGCTAGCAAACATGGTGCTTGCCACACTGGATACGTCATATTCTGGTTCGGAGGGAATTCGTGAGGCATTCATAAAAGCTCAGGATGTTTTGTCTGATTTTCGATTATCAGAAGAAAAAAAACTAGTAGAGAAATTATTCCGAGAAATCAACAATCGGTCAGGCCTTGGAGTTTATGGCCTCAAGGACATAATGGGATTTTTGAAAAATAATGTAGTTGATACCATACTAATCACCGATGATACCAATCTGCACAGACTGGAAGTAACATGTAGAAGATGCAAAAACATCCAAGAAGAGATACTAGAACACAACAAGGTCATTACAAGAAAAACTGAGCTGCTAAACCAGCCATGCCCATCTTGCAAATCAATGGATTCAGAGGCAACCGTTCAGGATATTGTGGATTATCTATCCACGATAGCAATACCTTTTGGCACGAAAATAGAGGTCATCTCAGGACTATCCGAATACGGTGTGATGTTGTCCAGTCTGGGCAAATCTGGCGCCATGCTACGATATAATCCAAATCTCTAG
- a CDS encoding DsbA family protein, with the protein MSKVMLAIPVGIGVAAAIFAAVYFGTNEPESGDFTVSELVTLGSPYMGDESAPITIIEFGDYQCTYCYKFHKDRLGIIQKEYIDSGKASLVFVDFTLNGPDSVLAAEAAHCANEQGKFWPMHDVIYRSWKGERTGWVNRDAITQFAQAAEVDTASLNECLDSKKYHQEVLDTYEFAQGIEINATPSFLIISGDKITKITGNQPLEVFRKVLDGM; encoded by the coding sequence ATGTCAAAGGTAATGCTTGCAATACCAGTAGGAATTGGTGTGGCAGCAGCCATTTTTGCGGCGGTGTATTTTGGGACAAATGAGCCAGAATCTGGGGATTTTACCGTATCTGAACTGGTGACCTTGGGCTCACCGTACATGGGTGATGAATCAGCACCCATCACAATAATCGAGTTTGGCGACTATCAGTGTACGTACTGTTACAAATTTCACAAAGACAGATTAGGTATTATTCAAAAAGAGTATATTGATTCTGGCAAGGCAAGCCTTGTTTTTGTTGATTTTACATTAAATGGTCCTGATTCGGTATTGGCAGCAGAGGCAGCTCATTGTGCAAATGAGCAAGGGAAATTTTGGCCAATGCACGATGTCATTTATAGAAGCTGGAAAGGTGAGAGAACCGGCTGGGTAAACCGCGACGCTATAACCCAATTTGCCCAAGCTGCTGAGGTAGACACAGCGTCACTAAATGAGTGTCTTGATTCTAAAAAATACCATCAAGAGGTATTGGATACATACGAATTTGCACAGGGAATTGAAATCAATGCAACACCGTCATTTCTGATAATTTCTGGTGATAAAATAACAAAGATCACTGGCAATCAACCATTAGAAGTATTCAGAAAAGTACTAGATGGAATGTAA
- a CDS encoding DUF4443 domain-containing protein: MQSKVQALQNIVSRKGSAKVLTFSVPHVFKALQMLHVDQFVSRSMFCSQLHMGEGAVKTMIAHLKEESFADSTKSGTFLTNKGKNFVKSLYDVMPHECAIKKCSIAPGKFNYGVILKRYSTATKSGMEQRDYAILYGASGATTIQYKDNQFVFPKENIDCLANDSKTRQTLLDELHPHNGDLIIISSASDPFVAEIAAKNSALWTIATHR; encoded by the coding sequence ATGCAATCAAAGGTTCAGGCCTTGCAAAATATTGTTTCCAGAAAAGGATCAGCAAAGGTTTTAACATTTTCTGTTCCGCACGTCTTCAAGGCCTTGCAGATGTTGCATGTGGATCAATTTGTATCTCGAAGTATGTTTTGCTCGCAGCTACACATGGGGGAGGGAGCAGTCAAAACAATGATTGCCCACCTAAAGGAGGAATCGTTTGCAGACTCGACAAAATCCGGCACATTTCTTACTAACAAGGGCAAGAATTTTGTAAAATCCCTATATGATGTGATGCCACACGAATGTGCAATAAAAAAATGCTCAATTGCTCCAGGTAAATTCAACTACGGTGTGATTCTAAAGAGATATTCTACTGCCACAAAATCTGGAATGGAGCAACGAGACTATGCTATTTTGTATGGGGCAAGTGGGGCTACTACCATCCAATACAAGGACAACCAGTTTGTGTTTCCCAAAGAAAACATTGACTGTCTTGCAAATGATTCAAAGACCAGACAGACACTGCTAGATGAGCTGCATCCGCACAATGGAGATCTCATAATAATATCGTCAGCATCTGATCCTTTTGTTGCCGAGATTGCCGCAAAAAACTCGGCTCTCTGGACAATAGCTACTCATCGATAG
- a CDS encoding CbtB domain-containing protein, translated as MSQSKEIAISKSSVPKIAIIALAAIFVLGMFVVGFDQGHVFSVVFGEQAFDEMYIHELTHDMRHAAGFPCH; from the coding sequence ATGTCTCAATCAAAAGAGATTGCAATTTCAAAGTCAAGTGTTCCAAAGATAGCAATTATCGCACTAGCTGCAATATTTGTTCTAGGAATGTTTGTAGTCGGCTTTGATCAAGGACACGTCTTTAGTGTTGTCTTTGGCGAGCAGGCCTTTGATGAAATGTACATTCACGAACTAACTCATGACATGAGACATGCAGCTGGCTTTCCGTGCCACTAG